Proteins from a single region of Flavobacterium sp. K5-23:
- a CDS encoding phosphatidylcholine/phosphatidylserine synthase gives MNIKKHIPNLITLLNLLSGCIAIVYAARLEFEMAFYFVCLGIFLDFFDGFFARLFKVSSPLGLQLDSLADMVTSGVVPGFVMFFLMSKCQVGESFQAIFPYLGFIITMGSCYRLANFNIDTRQTDSFIGLPTPANTLFIMSLPLVLDHTGSELVLDALTNPGVLLVITLASAYILNAEIPLFSLKIKKFNLKDNALQIVFLIFSFLLLVFFHYLALPLIIIGYVLLSVVNNKLLKN, from the coding sequence ATGAATATAAAGAAACACATACCTAATTTAATTACCTTACTCAATCTTTTATCGGGTTGCATTGCGATTGTTTATGCGGCAAGACTTGAATTTGAAATGGCTTTTTATTTTGTGTGCCTTGGAATATTTTTAGATTTTTTTGATGGCTTTTTTGCCCGATTATTCAAAGTGTCTAGTCCATTGGGCTTGCAATTGGACTCTTTGGCTGATATGGTTACCAGCGGAGTTGTTCCGGGATTTGTGATGTTTTTTTTAATGTCCAAATGTCAAGTGGGAGAGTCGTTTCAGGCTATTTTCCCTTACCTGGGATTCATAATTACTATGGGTTCTTGTTATAGATTAGCCAATTTTAATATTGACACGCGCCAAACTGATTCCTTCATCGGTTTGCCTACGCCCGCTAATACACTTTTTATAATGAGTTTACCTTTAGTTTTAGATCATACGGGCTCTGAGCTTGTATTGGATGCATTGACGAATCCTGGGGTATTATTAGTAATTACACTGGCTAGTGCTTATATCTTGAATGCTGAGATTCCTTTATTTTCTTTAAAAATAAAAAAGTTTAATCTTAAAGACAATGCACTTCAAATTGTCTTTTTAATCTTCTCCTTTTTATTATTGGTTTTCTTTCATTACTTAGCCCTTCCTTTGATTATTATTGGTTATGTTTTATTATCTGTTGTCAATAACAAGCTATTGAAAAATTAG